The proteins below come from a single Mesobacillus jeotgali genomic window:
- a CDS encoding cupin domain-containing protein: MYYAPHGYSNQYSYYGNGPQYYDGRQSGQWAYPYGMQHVNGFQSFRYPNGNGMIPLADYGPNPYVVNINEATKQNNTYRTALWTGTHLQVTLMSIDIGGDIGLEMHPDVDQFLRIEQGQGIVQMGQSKDNLSFQRQVVDDSAIMIPAGTWHNLTNTGNTPLKLYSIYAPPNHPFGTVHVTKADAMASEGGANGNGNTIVFGKTPDEWVRHTEYLVQEGLEDVKRGINATHILQEFILMGVLVGKGYTPEKAYETVEEWERSGKSQLLLQSKNM, encoded by the coding sequence ATGTACTATGCTCCTCATGGGTATTCAAACCAATACTCTTATTATGGCAATGGCCCGCAATATTACGATGGAAGACAGTCTGGTCAGTGGGCGTATCCTTATGGAATGCAGCATGTGAATGGTTTTCAATCTTTCCGCTATCCTAACGGTAATGGAATGATACCTTTAGCGGATTATGGACCGAATCCATATGTGGTAAATATCAATGAAGCAACAAAGCAAAACAACACATATCGTACGGCTTTATGGACAGGAACGCATTTACAAGTCACATTGATGAGTATCGATATTGGCGGTGATATCGGTTTGGAAATGCATCCTGATGTGGATCAATTTTTGCGGATCGAACAAGGCCAGGGGATCGTTCAAATGGGCCAGAGCAAAGATAACTTAAGCTTTCAAAGGCAGGTCGTTGACGATTCTGCCATCATGATTCCAGCCGGAACATGGCATAATTTGACCAATACCGGTAATACTCCGTTAAAGCTGTACTCCATCTATGCGCCTCCTAACCATCCATTCGGAACTGTCCACGTGACAAAAGCCGATGCAATGGCGAGTGAAGGCGGAGCGAACGGCAATGGAAACACGATTGTTTTTGGCAAGACTCCAGACGAATGGGTACGGCACACAGAATATTTAGTGCAGGAAGGATTAGAGGACGTTAAAAGAGGGATCAACGCCACGCACATTCTTCAAGAATTCATCCTAATGGGAGTGCTTGTAGGGAAAGGGTATACTCCGGAAAAAGCATATGAAACCGTAGAAGAGTGGGAGCGGTCAGGAAAATCCCAACTTCTTCTTCAGAGCAAGAATATGTAG
- a CDS encoding DUF2207 domain-containing protein: MLKKIVILLVLLFPIASPVLAGSYSIDEVRIRAWIQPDGDLLVNEILTYNFVGDYDSVSRAIHKKNHKGVELFEAYELVNPKAELGYVEMEDLRPLEVSREDNTYRAALPAKDEKKDVFFIYELKEAVKTYDSYSDLTVPFFGTDTNHDEDLNKVTIDFVFPEELRPNSYFPFFHDRQGKVTEKGPWVVRFTTPESEMYSLTETRLLFPSSVMSEQSKTRAPMSLKDAIAEEEQLAEKNAAMKNQLSILENVLTGFAAFLALGLVTMLFMRLLRKLRGADRPEELLQTDPLILYMINRRGKMNPYAFLAGLFSLVEKGKAAVRTEQNAGRFLKDDQSADQTLYFTLTTPETSLSNCEQRLVSWLFRRKTKNGNPVFFMSDIAGASSQQRNNPQHLHNYHTKYKLFKENEKEWFACVLEVLKEEGMMSGKMSTLVKRGLMLILFTAVIYAYYLDFLSTASIVIYSIIAGFLLIRGWLKPERKLFFLLFYLVSLIASAMLYDAEALTLLFITTVLSAVLTLLTPHMTLSGEALVIEQEIQAFKKQLKFEIFPDQISSQSDKWMIRSLLLKPKVKSRAQDKEFVSDEKSAAPLTYLIATGQNPVEFLANTWKWSIPPGSSSSSSVSGDSGYSGGGSSYSGGGDSGGGSDGGGAGAD; this comes from the coding sequence GTGTTAAAAAAGATCGTGATACTTCTGGTTTTGCTTTTTCCCATTGCCTCGCCTGTGTTGGCAGGGTCTTATTCGATTGATGAAGTCCGCATAAGGGCGTGGATTCAGCCTGATGGTGATTTGCTTGTTAATGAAATTCTCACCTATAACTTTGTGGGTGATTATGATAGCGTCAGCAGGGCTATACATAAGAAAAACCATAAGGGAGTAGAGCTTTTCGAAGCGTATGAATTGGTGAATCCTAAGGCGGAGCTTGGTTATGTGGAGATGGAAGACCTGCGTCCTCTTGAGGTGTCGAGGGAGGACAATACCTACCGTGCGGCACTGCCGGCAAAAGATGAAAAGAAAGACGTGTTCTTTATTTATGAATTAAAAGAAGCGGTGAAGACGTATGATTCCTACAGTGACCTTACCGTTCCTTTCTTTGGGACAGATACGAACCATGATGAAGATTTGAATAAAGTGACGATTGACTTTGTGTTTCCAGAGGAACTTAGGCCGAACAGTTATTTTCCCTTTTTCCATGACCGGCAAGGAAAGGTAACCGAAAAAGGTCCATGGGTGGTGCGGTTTACCACCCCAGAGTCTGAGATGTACTCACTGACCGAAACCCGCCTGCTGTTTCCTTCTTCGGTGATGTCGGAGCAATCCAAGACCAGGGCACCGATGTCATTGAAGGACGCGATTGCGGAGGAAGAACAATTGGCTGAAAAAAATGCTGCTATGAAGAATCAGCTCAGCATTCTGGAAAATGTATTGACGGGCTTTGCTGCTTTCCTGGCACTCGGATTGGTGACCATGCTTTTCATGCGTTTACTTAGGAAGCTGAGGGGCGCTGATCGACCTGAAGAGCTGCTTCAGACCGATCCTCTTATTCTGTATATGATCAACCGGCGGGGTAAAATGAATCCTTACGCCTTCCTGGCCGGACTGTTTTCGCTCGTTGAAAAAGGAAAAGCAGCCGTCAGGACGGAACAGAATGCTGGCCGATTCCTGAAAGATGATCAATCCGCTGACCAAACGCTCTATTTTACATTAACGACCCCGGAAACCAGCTTATCGAATTGTGAGCAAAGGTTGGTATCCTGGCTATTCAGGAGAAAAACTAAAAATGGAAACCCTGTTTTCTTCATGAGTGATATCGCAGGCGCATCCAGCCAGCAACGAAATAATCCGCAGCATCTGCACAATTATCATACAAAGTACAAACTGTTCAAGGAGAACGAAAAGGAATGGTTTGCCTGTGTTCTGGAAGTGTTGAAGGAAGAAGGAATGATGAGTGGCAAAATGAGCACGCTGGTTAAAAGAGGGCTTATGCTGATCCTATTTACAGCTGTTATCTATGCTTATTATCTGGATTTCCTATCAACTGCATCTATAGTAATCTATTCAATCATTGCCGGGTTCCTATTGATAAGAGGCTGGCTCAAACCTGAGAGGAAATTGTTTTTCCTGCTATTTTACCTGGTATCCCTGATTGCCTCCGCGATGCTTTACGATGCCGAGGCACTAACCTTGCTGTTCATCACGACTGTCCTTTCGGCGGTGCTGACCCTATTGACGCCGCACATGACGCTATCAGGAGAAGCTCTCGTGATTGAGCAGGAAATACAGGCTTTTAAAAAGCAGCTTAAGTTCGAGATATTCCCTGACCAAATCAGCAGCCAATCCGATAAATGGATGATTCGCAGTCTGCTGTTAAAGCCGAAAGTTAAGTCCAGGGCACAAGACAAAGAATTCGTCAGCGATGAAAAATCAGCCGCACCATTAACCTATCTGATTGCAACCGGACAAAACCCTGTAGAATTCCTTGCAAACACATGGAAATGGAGCATCCCTCCAGGAAGCAGCTCATCATCCTCTGTCTCTGGTGACAGCGGCTATTCAGGAGGAGGTAGTAGCTATTCAGGTGGAGGAGACAGCGGAGGCGGCAGTGATGGAGGCGGAGCTGGAGCTGATTGA
- a CDS encoding YfjD family protein → MENNIEHTPEEHNIIVSKDKVEVVYTNVGAGCMLTGIGLMTLASLFIFFIVPDVSFVKGFVGILIGVFGLLVFGSMLIRMLSMLLSGRAVITVQDGYLKGRKKKCPDQRDQGYQVGWQRL, encoded by the coding sequence ATGGAAAATAATATTGAACACACTCCAGAGGAACACAATATTATCGTATCAAAAGATAAAGTCGAGGTCGTTTACACAAACGTCGGAGCTGGTTGTATGCTTACTGGCATAGGATTGATGACGTTGGCGTCACTATTCATTTTCTTTATCGTACCAGACGTGAGTTTTGTAAAAGGATTTGTCGGAATCCTCATCGGTGTGTTTGGGTTGCTGGTATTTGGATCGATGCTGATCAGGATGCTGTCCATGCTATTATCCGGCAGAGCTGTCATTACCGTACAGGACGGCTATTTAAAAGGCAGGAAAAAAAAGTGTCCGGATCAACGAGATCAAGGATATCAAGTGGGGTGGCAGCGGCTTTAA
- a CDS encoding DUF5381 family protein has translation MKWGGSGFKYITITTMNNKKIKLSTYNLVNEQKVHKVLDTYVVPKGTPELKKNWAKRYGGQGYKA, from the coding sequence ATCAAGTGGGGTGGCAGCGGCTTTAAATACATCACAATCACCACAATGAACAACAAAAAAATCAAACTCTCAACTTATAATCTAGTCAACGAACAAAAAGTACATAAAGTCCTTGATACATACGTGGTCCCAAAAGGTACTCCTGAATTGAAGAAGAACTGGGCGAAGAGGTATGGCGGTCAGGGATATAAAGCGTGA